In the genome of uncultured Paludibaculum sp., the window GAGATCTTGACCACGAGTGTCTTTCCAGATCCGAAGCCGAAGTGCGATTTGCTGCAAGCGATTCATAGTTTATCCCTCTCTTTATCCGCAACCGTGTTCCACGTGCTGCGGTTGGCTTTACTGTACCCGTAGGGAGGTCTTCCGGAAATCGGATTACCTACTCAATTTGGTGCGGCAAGAATTACTACTACGCAAACCACTAGGCCCGGCACACCCGCTAAGAGGCCAGAAACCACTTACGTCATGCACCGAGTCGGATGGTCTGAAAAGCCACCGAGGGTAGCAAGGCCACCCTCCGTGGATTGACGTACTGTTGACGGTGCCAGTTCAGCTTAGCCCTGGTTCGCGGAGCTCTGCATCACGGTGTTGACTTTGCCGAAGATGGTCTTGATGCTGTTGGCGACGCCGGGGACAATGGCGCCGGCGGCGACGGCCACGAAGCCGGCCATCAACGCATATTCGATGAGGTCTTGGCCACGGGTGTCCTTCATGATCCGCAGCTTCAATAGGAATGTATTCAGTTTCTTCATTTCGATCTCCTCTCCCTTGCAACCGATTTATCTTGTCGTTGCTAGACCCACAGTAACAGTACCCCTCGGCTACACAAATCCAACGAAGTACCTAATTCCCACCCTAGATTCGACCAACAGAATCTTAGGCTTTGCCGTGGGCCTGAGGAGTCCGGCCGGTTCGACAGAGGGCGAATAAACGGACCTCCTCGGCCGTAGGTCCAATGCTTTCAATGGATATGCACCTCAGGCAAAGTCCTCGTTCTCCTCGAAATCTTTGCGCAGTACCCGCTCGCCGGAGCGTACCTGTACCCCGGTGGAGCTGGTTTGCAGGCTCCGCCTTTATCCGAGGCAACCCTCATTTTGAGTACTTCTGTACTGCTTAGCGCTGTTTGATTTGGCCGAATGCGCCTCGGCGGTCATCCCGCCTCCCGCCACTCATCTGTCTATTTATCTATGGCTTGCGGCTCCATGTACCAGCGCGGAGCCGCCATCCTGGTAGCACTCGCCGCCGATCGCGGATGGGCCGGGACTCGCGACGGCAAATCGCCGCTTCGTGGAAAACGAACCGGTGCCCCTAAACACCCTCACAGTTTGAGAACCTATTGAGTTGAGGTTCGTTCTCCCGGTTTGACCACCCAACGCAAGCGCAAGCGCACCCGGTCCGCCCCGACGCGCCGGTTACCCTCCAAGGCATCGTTAATGCCCGATTGGCGTGCCGTTATCCTATTGGCGACCGTGCTCGCACTGGCTGGCTGGTGGTTCTACAGGAACTACACAGTGACGCTGCAGAGCCCGGTCCGGCTGCACTGGCAGTCGCCCATCGTCGTTGCCCAGCGGCTCACCAGTGGCGGCGCCCTCGAGGCCCAGGCGGATCAAAGTGGAAAGGGCCTCTCCGCCTGGCAGGAGTACGCCTGCCGCAAGTTCGGCCCAGATTGCCGCTTGGCCCTCGCCATCCAACGGGCCGAGAACCCTCAGGGCAAGTGCGAGATCTATCACTACAATACGGACGGTTCGCTCGACTGGGGCTACTTCCAGATCAACACAGTACATCTGCAACGCCCCGGCTTGAACCTGCGCGACCTTCTCGATTGCCAGGCAAACATCGACTTCGCCTATCAGCTCTATCGTGAAAAGGGCGGCTTCTCGCCCTGGAGCACCTACAAGAACGGCCGCTACAAGTTATTCATGCGTTAGGCGAGAATGCCCATCCGGCGCGCTACCTTGGCAAGAATCTCCACCGCCTGATCCAGGTGCGCCGTGGTGTGCCCAGCAGTCACAATAGCCCGGATTCGGGCCTTTCCCTTAGGCACCGTCGGGAACCCTATCCCTGTGGCCCAGAGGCCTTCGTCAAACAAGGCGGCCGAGAACGCATGAGCCATCTTGGCCTCACCCACCAGAATCGGCGTAATCGGCGTCTCGCTCACACCGGTATCGAACCCCCGATCCTTCAAAGCCGCCTTGAAGTACCGCGTATTCTCCCACAGCCGGTCGATCCGCTCCGGTTCTTCCACCAGTAGATCGAAGGCCGCACTGCAGGCCGCCGTCACGGCCGGAGGATGGGAGGTCGAAAACAGGAACGGCCGCGCCCGATGGTACAGAAACTCAATAAGGTCTTTGCTGCCACACACATACCCGCCCAGCACGCCGATCGCCTTCGACAGCGTCCCCACCTGCACATGCACACGCCCGTGCAAATTGAAGTGGTCCACCGTCCCCCGGCCATTCCGTCCCAGCACGCCGGACGAATGCGCATCGTCCACCATCATGATCGCGCCCGCCGCTTCGGCCGCTTCCACCAGTTGATCCAACGGCCCGATGTCTCCATCCATCGAGAACACACCGTCTGTAATCAATAATTTGCGCCCCGCCTCGTCCTTCAGTGCCGCGAGTTTCTCGGCCGCATGCGCTGCGTCCCGATGCCGGAACACATGGATCTTGGCCCGCGACAACCGGCACCCGTCAATGATCGACGCGTGGTTCAACTCATCGCTGATGATGTGATCCTCAGGGCCTAGAATTGCGCTCACCGTCCCGGCGTTGGCCGCGAAGCCGCTCTGGAACACCACGCAAGCCTCGGTGTGCTTGAACGCCGCGATCTTCCGCTCCAACGCCATGTGCATGTCGAGCGTGCCGGTGATCGTGCGCACCGCCCCCGTCCCGGCACCATACTTCCGTACCGCCTCCAGGGCCGCCTCCTTCAGCTTCGGATGATTGGCCAATCCCAGGTAGTTGTTGGAGGCCAGGTTGATGACCTCGCGACCGTCGGCGTGACTGACGGCCTCACAAGCACTTTCCAGTTCCCTCAGCCGGAAGTACGATCCGGCAGCCTTCAGTTCGTCCAACTGCTGGCCCAGATAAGCGAGTGGATTCGTAGGCATGCCGCTAGTCCTCCCAACTCATCACGATCTTGACCGCTTCGCCGCGCTCCAACAGGCCGAAGGCGTCTTGGAAATCCCTATACCCGCACTGGTGTGTGATCAGAGGCATCAGGTCCAGTTTCTGATCCAGCAGAAACCGCTCGCACTGGTACCAGGTCTGGTACATCAACCGCCCGTTGATTCCACGCACCGTGACGGACTTGAAGATGATCTCCTCGGCCAGATTAATCCCGACCTCTGTGGGCGGAATCCCCAGCATCGCCACATCGCCGCCGGCCCGCACGATCTTGAAGGCCGTATGGATCCCCGGACCGCTACCCGACATCTCCAGCGCCACGTCCACGCCGATCCCGTCCGGGGTCCGCTCCAGCAGCGCCTTCTCCCAACCCGGCTCCCGTGGATCATACGTAAACGGCAAACCGAGTTTCTCGGCCATCTCGCGCTTATGAGCATGCGGCTCCACGACGAGCACCGACAACGCACCCGCCGCGTTCGCAATTGCGCAGGCCATCAGGCCAATAGCGCCGGCGCCGATCACGGCAACCGTCCGCCCGTTCACGGGCTGCGCCATCACCGTATGCATGGCGTTGCCGTACGGATCGAAAATCGCGGCCACCTCGTGCGGGATGCCCGGCTTCAGGCGCCATACATTTGATTGCGGCATCGAGATGAAGCGCGCAAAACACCCATCCCGATCCACGCCGATGATCTTCATGGTGCGGCAGATGTGCCCCAAACCCGTCCGGCAGAAGAAGCAATGGCCGCAGCCGATATGCCCTTCCCCGGAAACCAGATCGCCGGGCTTGAACTCGTCGACGGCCTCGCCGACGCGCTCCACCATACCCATGAATTCGTGGCCCACCACCAACGGGGGGTGGATGCGCCGCTGGGCCCATTCGTCCCACTGGTAAATATGGACATCTGTTCCGCAGATGCCCGTCTTTAGAACCCTGATAAGAACGTCATTTTTGCCGATCTCGGGGACCGGAACCTCCTTGAGGATCATTCCCCGCTCGGCTTGAGGTTTCACCAGAGCGGGCATCATGACGGACGACGAAGCAGCCATTGAAGACTAGTATATCGGTTATGATTTAGGGCGGTTCCATGCTCAGCCACCGAAACACCCAATCCCTCTTCCTGTTTGCCGTCTTGAGTGTCTCTGCCTACGCGCAAGGCACGAAACAGACCGCTCTCGACCGCTATGTCGCCAAGCCCGACCCCGCCTACAAGTGGGAGCTCGTGAAGACGATTCCGGGGCAAGGCGCCACCGCCTACGTTCTAAATGTCACTTCTCAGAACTATCTTTCGACGGCTGAAGTCAACCGCACGGAATGGAAGCACTGGGTCACCATCTATAGGCCCGATAAAGTGGAAAGCGACATCGCCCTGCTGGCCATCGGCGGCGGCAACAACAACAACCCCGCCCCCGACAAACCGGACGCCTTCCTGGCCGGCATGGCCGCCAAGACCCAAAGCGTGACCGTCGATCTCAAAATGATCCCCAATCAGCCGCTCAGCTTCTACGGCGAGTCCCGAGAGCGCACCGAAGACGCCATCATCGCCTTCACCTGGCAGAAGTTCCTCGAAACCGGCGACGAGAAGTGGCCCCTCCGCCTGCCCATGACCAAGGCCGCCGTGAAAGCCATGGACGCTACTCAGGAATTCCTGGCCAGCACCGCCGGCGGCAACGTCAAGGTCGCCCGCTGGGTCATCACCGGCGGCAGCAAGCGCGGTTGGACCACTTGGACCGTCGGCGCCGTCGACAAGCGCGTCATCGCGATCATGCCCGTGGTCATCGACATGCTAAACATGGAGGCTTCGTTCACTCACCACTGGCGCGTCTATGGCTTCTGGGCCCCCTCCGTGAAGGATTACGTCGAGCACGGCATCATGGAGTGGCAGGGCACCGAGCAGTACAAGAAACTGCTTGAGATCGAGGAACCCTACGAGTACCGCGACCGCCTCACCATGCCTAAGTACATGGTGAACTCCGCCGGCGACCAGTTCTTCGTAGTCGACTCCTCGCAGTTCTACTTCAACGACCTGAAGGGCGAGAAGTACCTGCGCTACGTTCCGAACACGGACCACGGCGTCACCCGCCGCTCCGACGCCGCCCAGAGCCTGTCTGCTTACTACGAGTCCATCGTCAAGAACTGGAAGCGCCCGGAGTTCAACTGGAGCATTTCCAAGGACGGCATCATTACGGTCACCTGCAAGGACAAGCCCAGCGCCGTGAAACTCTGGAGCGCCAACAATCCCGAAGCCCGCGACTTCCGCCTCGAGCAGATCGGCCCCGCCTATAAATCAAAGGACGTCGCCGCCGAGAGCCCCAACAAATGGGTCGTGAAGCTCGAGAAGCCGCAGCACGGCTACTCCGCGTCGTTCCTGGAGATGACATTCCCGACGCCCGGAGGCTCGGAATGGAAGTTCACGACGGCCATCAAGGTGATGCCGGACGTCTACCCCTTCCCCGCCCCCACGCCGAAAACGCCAAAGGGCGGCATCCTCCGCAAGCAGTAGTTCCTCACAAGGGCGCGGCCGGCCGAACGTCCGCGCCCCATCCCGCCCGCACCCGTGCTAGGTTAGTTGCGGCCAGCCGCCGAATCTCCAGGTCTCGGTGTAATGAAACGGCGTCTGGAACCACGAATCGGAGAGGAGCATCACTCGTGGCGTCAACCATCCAAACCCGGGGCGGCTTTGAAGTTTCGTGCCCCGACGGGTCCGATCGCCTGGTCGTCAAAAAAGGCGGTTTAGTCCAACTGGAAATCGACTTGGGGGCACAAGGTATGAAGATTCAAACATCGGGCGATCTGCTGATTCAGGCGGGCGGCAGCATCTCCATCAAATCTGGAGCCAGCATGGCCATCAGTTGCGGAGCCAACCTGGCCACCACCGTAGGCTCGGGCTTCGACCTGACGGTGGGCGGTGCGGCCAGCGTAACGGCCCGTTCCAACATGACCATGTCGGTGGGCAGCGCCCTGAACGTGACCACCGGCACGGCCCTCCAACTCACGGCCGGGAACCAACTCAGCGTGCTGGGCGGCCACACCGTCAGTCTCAAGAGCGGCAATGAAGTCGCCATTGAAGGCAAGAAGCTGACGGAGAAGGTAGCGACGGATGTCGTCATCGACACTAAGGACTACACCGTCAAAGCCAGCGGCAAGATCTCGCTGAAGGCCGCCGGCGAAGCGGTGATCAAGGGCAGCAAGGTCATCCAGAACTGACGGCGCAAGGCCTATTTCAGCAGCGCGTCAATCGCCGCCTGCCCAATCGCTTCATCGACAGCGGAAGGTCCGCCGCTGATGGCAATCGAGCCGATTAGCTGCCCGTCCACCTTGATGGGCAGTCCACCCTGGTTGGGGAAGAAGAAAGGGTAAGAGAGAGCCTCGACGTGTCCGGCCTTGACGGTGTCGGCCGCGTTCTTGGAGGGGCTCCCGTTGAGCGCGGCATGCCGCGCTTTCCGCTGCGCCCACTCCAAAGTGCTGATGGAAGCCTTATCGCCTTTCTGCAGGAACAGGATGTTGGCGCTATCGTCCATGATGCAGATGGTGACGCTGACGTTCGCCTTCTCGGCCTCCGCCTCGGAGACCGCAACGAGCTTCTTGACGGCAGCCAGATTCAGATACTTTTTGGACGGAAGATCCGCCGCGGAAGTGAAAGACATCGCAATCAAGCCTATCGCAACAAGTCGCAGCATGCGGAACAGCCTATCACAGGGGCTGTGAATCTCAATCCTGTAACTACTGGTTTCCCAGAATCGGCCTAAGCGCTCGCCACTACGGCGGGGCCTTGCCGGCAGCTGCGCCAAGGCCCCGCCCCGCCCCCCTGCGCTATAGTGTGAATTCCGGTCCATGCCGAACCTCAGTCAGTCACTACGCGCGATGGGTGTCGTTGGCGCTGGCGGCGCCGGCTTCCCCACTGAAGTCAAAGCCAAGTCGCAGGTCGAGTACATCCTCGCCAATGGAGCCGAGTGCGAGCCCCTCCTCCATAAAGACTTCGAGCTCATGAAGCGCTACCCCGCCGAGATGGTCTCCGGCATGGCGCGCATGATCCAGGTCACTAGTGCCCGCCAAGGCCGCTTCTGCATCAAGGAAAAGAACAAGGAAGCCGTCGACGCCGTCACGCCGCACGCCAAGGCCGCAGGCATCGAGATGACCTATCTCGGCGACTTCTACCCCTCTGGCGACGAATACGAGATCGTCTACGCCGCCACCGGCCGCCTCATCCCCGCAGCCGGCATCCCATTGAACGTCGGCTGCGTCGTCAACAACGTCGAGACCCTCTATAACGTTGAACTCGCCGCCCAGGGCACGCCCGTCACGAAGAAGTTCGTCTCCATCAGCGGAGCGGTGAAACGCCCATGCAGCTTCTGGGCCCCCATCGGCTGTACCTTCGCTGACCTCCTCGCCATTGCCGGCGGACCCACCGTCCCGGACATCGGCATCTTCGTCAGCGGCATGATGATGGGCACGCTCACCTTCGACCTTACCGGCATCGTCACCAAGACCACCTGCGGCCTCATCGTCCTGCCGCGTGAGCATTCGCTCGTTCAGCGCAAGAGCAAGCCCAAAGAGGTGATGGCCCACATCGGCAAATCGGCCTGCGACCAGTGCAGCTACTGCACCGAGTTCTGCCCGCGCTACCTGCTCGGCTACGACGTCCAGCCCCATAAGGTGATGCGGACCCTCGGCTTCACTCTCTCCGGCAAGGAGAACTGGAGCCAGTGGGGCGAACTCTGCTGCTCCTGCGGCTTGTGCACGCTCTACGCCTGCCCGGAGGACCTCTTCCCGAAAGAAGCCTGCGACGACGCCAAAGTGACCCTGCGCACCGCCGGCATGAAGTACGTCCAGCAGCACCCCGTCCGGGCCCATCCCATGAAGGAGTACCGCCGAGTCCCGCAGTCGATGCTCCGCCAGCGCCTGAACGTCGAGGCCTACGAAAGCCACACGCCCTTCGTCGCCGACGAACCCAAGCCCGCGCGGGTGCGCATCCTCACCAAGCAGCACGCCGGCAAACCCGCGACGCCTGTCGTGGCGGAAGGCGACCGCATCGAAGCGGGCCGTCCCATCGCCCGCATGAACGAAAACGAACTCGGCGCGGACGTCCACGCGAGCATCACCGGCCGCGTGGCCCGAGTCACCGCCGAAGCCATCGAAATCGAAGCCTGAGCCAAAGGAACAACCAAGTGGCCCGCAACTCCATCGGATTGATTGAACTCTCGAGCATCGCCGCCGGCTTCCTGGTCTGCGACTGCATGTTGAAGACCGCGGATGTCGAACTGGTTCTGGCGCGCACTATCTGTAGCGGCAAATACATGGTCCTGATCCGCGGCGACGTCGGAGCCATCCAGGCCGCGGTCGACGCAGGCAAGCACGCAGGCGATTTTTCCATCATCGACACCTTCGTGATAGCGAACCTCCACGAGGACATCTTCCCGGCCATCAGCGGCACCACGAACGTCGGCCAACTCGAATCGCTGGGCATCGTCGAATCGTTTTCCGTGACCAGCCTGATCGAAGCCGCGGACGCCATGGCCAAAGCAGCCAATGTCCGTCTGGTAGAGGTTCGTTTGGCAATGGCGCTGGGCGGCAAGGCTTTCGCGTCGTGCACGGGCAGTGTATCCGCAGTAAGGTCCGCGGTAGAGGCCGGAGCCCAGGTGATCGGCCGCAAAGGCCTGCTGGTGAATAAGGTAGTGATCCCGCAACCTAGGCCGGAGTTGCTGAGGGAGATGATCTAGGGTTATCAACCAGCGGTTTGCTCCGCCGTCTCGTATCAAGGTAAGGAACCTAACGCTCCCGTGCGGCAGCATATTCTCATCGAAGGATGAGCCTGAAGAATAGGAGTTGGGTGTCCGCTGGGTGCCTTTCTGTTTTGGTTTGGGTGAGTACATATCTCGTCGTCGGCGCTGTGGGAATGTGGGAAACGCGGAGCGTTTTCCAAGGGCGGTGGGCAGCGGTGGGAAACCGGCGCGTAGCGCTCATCGCGTGAGCGATGACGGTTTTCCACGGCTGTCCACCGCCCGTCATTTCCATAGCGCTCCCAGCTTGCAGGCCACCACCCTGCCGGCGCCTCAGGCGCTCAGTTTGACGATGCGGCCCATCAGTCGACGTTTGGCGCGTTGCATGGCAAGCGCGGCTTCGGTGTCCGATTGAGCTTGCGCAAACTCCTCGAGTTTGGCCAAGGTAACGCCGGCCCGCAGCAAGCTCTCGCAGTGAGGCGTCTCCTGGAACAACTCGAACGGCGTGGCCCATCGCAGGTAGATGCGGCGGCGCTTGCCGTTGGCAGCGATGATGACCTTGGGCACGGCGCAGGGGCGATGGAAGTTGACGTACGGATTCAAATGCCGTTGATGAAACTCGTCCATGGCTTGGGCGTGTTGCGCGTCGATGTGACCGTGGCCGATGTGCTTCCGGATGATGGCTCCGTTCTTGCATTCCACCAGGCCGTTGTCGCCGGTATGCTGCGCCCGCGACTTGGTTTGTTCGATCAGAAGCTTGCCGAGCAACCCGGCCACGTTGTGGTTGATGAACTCGCTGCCGTTGTCGGAATGAAAGCCGCGGATCACGAATGGAAACTGCCCCAGCATGGCTTCCAGCACCGGAAATAGCCACAATTCGGAGATGTGCGGCGTGGCGGCCACGATCTCCCACTGCGTCACTTCGTCCACGGCGTTGATGTGATACACGCCCTTGCGGCCATCCTTGTCGCCCTGATGCACCGTGTCGATGCGCAGGTATCCGGGCATGCCGTTCGGCCGTGGCTTGCGCCGCTCGCCGATGGAAACCGGCGTCGGCCGCGTTGGCTGATAGCTCGTGTTGCGTTTCCTGTATGCCGTTGAGTTGCGGAGCCGGTACAGGTGCGCCACCGAGATCGACGCCAGCCGCTGGTAGACCGCTTGGCCGTACTCGCTGTGTTCGCGCTCCAGGATGCGCCTCGTCGCCGGCCCACTCAAGTTCTGATGCGCCTTGTCTACATAGGCCAGCAGGTCCACATCGGCCGCCGTGTAGCGCGTGGCGAACTTCTCCCGTTGATAGACCACCGCTTTCACGCGGCCTGTCGTGCGATACCCGGAGATCAACCTCGTGACCTGTGCCCGGCCCAGACCCGTCATCCGAGCCAGGTAGCGCCGCACCAGTCCCTTGTCTGTCCGATTCAGGCTGGCGTACTGGTGCCGCACCAGTGTCTTCTCCACCCAGCCGTAAACCTCCTCCCGCCGTTGCCCGGCAAACTGGACCGGCCCGCTGCCCGCCAAAAACGCCCTGATCTGCTCCAGGCTCTTTGCTTCCGAATCGTCCATGCTGATGATCAATCCCCAGCATCCCGGCTTTCCCCTTCAGGCTCATCTTGTGTGAGAATCCAGCACTCGGTTCAGGCTCATCTTGCATGAGACAAGAGTCGGCTCCCCTCAGGACATCGGCGCGTGGTATCCTCAAGTTGCGGTTGAGAGGGCTGCACTTGCGGTCCGCTGGACGAAAGTTCACTCGGCTGCTTTTTTCATGTACCTGTTGTACCTCGACGACGCTGGCTCCTCGGGCAACCCTGCGGAAGCCTACTTTGTCCTTGGAGGTATTTGCGTATATGAGGCGCAGGCGGATTGGTTTACACGAGAACTCGACAAGCTGGCTGCCAGCTTCGACGCTCAAGACCCCTCAAGCGTGGAGTTTCACGCGTCAGCCATATTTTCCAGACGTCAGGTGCCGTGGAAGGGCCTAGGGCAGGAAGAGGCTCGGGGGGTGATCAAGAGTGTATTGAATGTGGCGCGCACCAGCTACGATTCGGCGTGCTGCTTCGCCTGTGCGATCGAGAAGGCGTCATTGCCTCCCGACCAGGATTGCGTGGCCCTCGCGTTCGAGGATCTGTGCCAGAGGTTTAACTTCTTCCTGGCTAGAAGAGCAGGCAGGGCGACAGGCAACGTGGGCTGCTCATCCTTGACAGAAGCACTCAGGAGACTTCGCTACAGCGCCTGAGTCGGGACTTCCGTCGGGTTGGCACTCAGTGGGGTGTCGTCCGGAATCTTGCTGACACGCCGATGTTTATCGACTCTCGTGCCTCGCGGTTGGTTCAAGTCGCGGATCATGTCGCGTATTCCGTCTTCCGCCGGTTTAATGCGGGGGACACCCAGTACTTCGACATCATCGCCTCGAGATTCGATCAAGCGGATGGAATAATTCATGGTTTGGCCCACAAGAATTCAGAGAAGCACACCTGCGTCTGCCCGGCGTGTCTCAGTCGCAGACTTGCGCGTGGTGGACCCGGGGACGAAGAGAGCGCTTGACGGCACATGCAAACACAGGGTGTCAGCGAACGCAGTTGCAAGTTCCCATATCGCGTTGCCCTACCAAAACCTGGCCAACCTTGCTCCACCGTGGCGTGACAGGTCCGCTGCCCCCTCACCCCTTCAACCGCGACACCAGCACCAACACATACGCGGCCACCTCCGTACCTACGCCCGCCACAACGGCCCCCATTGCCCGCGACAGCAACTCGCCGCCTTGCGCCATCGGATCCACTGCCGTCCCCGGAAACAACATCGGCACAATCTCAGCCCGCATGAACTGATACAGCCAGTACAGCGCGACGAATCCCGCAATCGACTGGACTAGCGCCGCCATAGCCATCACCCACATCCCAAACTCCAAGGCCGACCGGCCCGGGTTCACGGCCACCATGCTCACCGCACTTAGAACTCTGAGAGATTCCGCGGCGCTCAGCGTCATCAGAATCGACCAAATCCAAATCTTTCCGTATTTCTTTAGCGCGTAATCCAGCGAGCTATGAATAGGATCACCAACCGGCTCGTCATTCATTTTTGCGATTCTCTCCGTACGTATTCTATCTGAAACATCCATCAATGGACACGACAATCCGATGCCGATATCCTAACGGAAAGATTCCCACCCCCAAAAGAGCTCGCGGACTCCAAAGGTCCTGTCTCGCCCAGCCATGCCCGCCCCGTCCATACGACAATAGAGAACACTCGGCCAGACGCCGGCACGTCATCCCACAGGGAGCCAGCACAATGATCCAAGTCCGCACCGGCAGCATCTTCGACTCCAAATGCGACCTCCTGGTCGTCCCCTGCGCCAGCGACGGCGATGTCACCCGCTCGGTCTTCGACAACCTCAACGAGCACGGACTGCCCGTCACCGTCGGCGCCATCCCCTACGGCCACGCCCACTTCCGTCCCGTCAACTACGCCTTCGCCTCCACCATCGCCTACGCCGCCTCCGTCAACGCCAACAACATCACGGCTGAAGCCCACGCCATAGCCAACATCGCCCGCCAGGTGGCCGAATATGCCCGCGCCAATCAACTCCGCTCCGTCAACCTCCCATTGCTGGGCACCGGAGCCGGAGGAATGCTCCCGGTAGACTCGTTCCAGGCCCTGAAGTCTGCACTCGCCGCGCCTCAGGACATCGAAGCCAATATCTTCTGCTTCACACGCGAAATCTACCAGAACATCGCCGCCGCTACCGACCTTGCCGCTCTCGCCCGCACGTTGCCGAATCCGCGCGTCTTCCTCAGCTACACCGGCACCGACCGCACCAACGCTCAATGGGTCCGCGCCCTCTGCGACGCCCTCCGCCGCAACGGCGTCAACGCCCGCCTCGATCAGTACCACCTCAAACCAGGTGTCGACCTCCCCCAATGGATGACG includes:
- a CDS encoding toll/interleukin-1 receptor domain-containing protein codes for the protein MIQVRTGSIFDSKCDLLVVPCASDGDVTRSVFDNLNEHGLPVTVGAIPYGHAHFRPVNYAFASTIAYAASVNANNITAEAHAIANIARQVAEYARANQLRSVNLPLLGTGAGGMLPVDSFQALKSALAAPQDIEANIFCFTREIYQNIAAATDLAALARTLPNPRVFLSYTGTDRTNAQWVRALCDALRRNGVNARLDQYHLKPGVDLPQWMTNEVVMADKVLLICEKFYAEKSDFRKGGVGWETMIIQGDMLAQGDNKNKYIAILRGTDGITTLPVYMRSRYAFDWGGVQEIDADRLKQLILCLFDCETEPELGTIPDYVKQHRRS